The DNA sequence AGCGTCACGATATTCCTGGAGCAGTTAAACGTGCTGACGAAACTGCTCGGTTTGATTCAATCGACGTCGATCGGCTTGCTCTTTACGATGCTCACTTTGGCACTCTTGCAACCGCTCCACAGCACTACAAAACCTATGTTTGCCAGGTGCGCCAAGAGTATGCGCACGTTTCAGATCGAGATTGGTTAATCGCTCGACGAAGCATTGTTGAGCATTTGCTTGCTCGTAAACGTATTTTTTTGACTCCGTTAGCTAGTGAGTGGGAGCATGTTGCTCGCCAAAATTTAACTGCCGAATTTGAGCGTATCGAGGCGAGTTTTCAGTCTATCGGCGTGCAAGATTCGGTAGAACAAAACCCTGCCCCTGCCGGTGCGCGGGATGTTCCTAGCGATGATATGGATCCTGCCGCACAGCTTTTCCAGACGGCAGAGCAGGAGCGGATATTGGGTGAGCCGGGCGAGGTTGCGGAGGAAAACACCAGCCTACTTGCGGACGACGACGTCGCCGATCTTATCCAACCACATATTCCGGTGGTCAAGCGTTCGTCGCTAGAAGAACTGGATGAGGCGTTTGCTCCAGGTGCACCCCCTCGGATTCTTGATCATTCGCAAACCGAAGCTGCGCGCCGCGAACAGATAGCACAAGAAACTTTAGAAAATATTGAGCGTAAGCAAAATGAGGCACGCCAGGAACGTGAAGGGCGCGAGTAAATAATCACCTGTGGTGACGAGGTAATGAAAACAGCATCACGAAAGCCGGAAGAACTGTTGCGCTGATGGCACTCAAATATACTGCCACGCCATGGCCAGGTATAAGAAGCCCGGCAAAAAATGTTGAAAGTGCCGAGGCACCATAAAAAGACAAAGTTTCTACTGAATCGACCCGAGCTAAATGCCGATCATCTGTCACATACTGGCTCAGTGTTCCACTATAAATAAACAGGCCAACCCAGCAAAAATCGAGCGCGAATAGCCCGAAACTGAGGAAAAATAGGTTGTGTACAAAAGCAAAGGCCGCCAAGATAATACCGACACCTACAAGGGACAGCGACATCACCACTTTGTAACGCCCGATAGGGACGAAGATCTCTAAGGTCAAAGATGCAATGATTCCACCCACGCCTGACGAGGCGAGTATGAACCCTACTAGCCACACCGGCAGATCGAGATCAGATTTCAGATGAACAACCACACCATAGATGTAGCCTGCAGTGGTGGCACCTAAAGCAAACTGGACTAACTGCGCTGCGATAAGGGTTCGACTGTGGGCAATATATGCCATACCTTCGTAAATATCGGGCAAGATCCGGCGAAATATTTCGCTTTTAGTCGAGCTGGTATCAGATAATGTCACTGTAGGGCGCGGTGGCAATGCCCGATAAATAATGGCATTCATACCGGACATAACGGCTGGGACAAAAAGCGCTAACGGACCACCGAGTAGCCCCACTATTCCGCCAGCAACTGATGGGCCACCAATAGCAGCAACACCTTCAACGGTTTCCACCCGTGAGTGATAGTGAAGAAGCGCATCGCGTCCTAGCAGTTGCGGAATATAGCCGGCACTTGCTGCCACCCCAAACTGCGACGCAGCCCCGCGGATCGCACCGATCGCAATAAAAACTACTGGCTGAGCAAAACCCACGTAGAGAAATATTCCCAAGATAGCTAGGCAGATCGCTTCAATAGTATAACCACCAATAATAATTGGTCTGCGCGGTAGCCGGTCTGCAATTGCAGCCAATGGCATTGTCAACACTAATTGAGTGGTTAATGTAGACGCCGCCAACGCGGCAGCTAACGCAATCGATCCAGTGGCATATAAGAAGGCAAGCGGGAGAGCGACTTGCGCTACTGCGTCTCCAATAAGGTTAATGAGTGTTGTCGAATATAGCCGGCGATAAACGCCTTTCGCCACACCACTCATCGCATTCTCCATAACCGCTCAACATTAACAGCACGCATTCATTAAGGTAGAGACACATCCAGCTAATAGTATACTTTACGTAAAGTTATCTTGCAGAAATGTTCATTTCAATTTATTTCAATTTTACCAAAACCACACTAACCATACTATACGGAAGTTAACATGTTTAATAGAATTATCAGTAGTTTAGCTACCGCTACTCTTGCCCTCTTTCCCGCCGGGTTACCGACCGACCTAGCAGGAGGATTGGACGGTCACAACTATTCTGGTTACACGATCTCGGCTTTCGGGCCACGGCCTAATGATTGCCGAGCTTTAACAGGACCTGATTTCAGTGGCACTATCCCCAATGGGCCCAATTGGACAGGAGTAACAGTTTGTAAACCCTGCGCGAACATCCATGGCGTTTATGTATGTATAAACAAAGTTGATCCAGGCACGATGCCGCTTGGTCGTAAAGAACTGAGCTAAACAATAACGTGTTATTTTCACTTGTAGTAGGAGGGGGAGTTGTGGTTACTTGTCAACGGTTATCGTCTCGTGATGTGTTGTTTGGTTGCGTGGTCTTTAGCGGACTAGCATCTTTTGCACTCATGCATGTCCATGGATTTCAGCAACTAGGATTTACCTCAACTGCTGGATTCATCGGTGATGTTTTCAGCTTCACCCAACACCTCCCTCTACCCACGCAATGGACACTGAGCACCACTATAGGAGCGCTCACCGAAATAATCTGCGCCGCTATCGCATGGCCAATACTTAATCGACCAAGTTTATCGTTCACGCTACGTTTCACCCTTATTGTGGTTCTGACAGCAGTATTTCGCGGCATATTCTTCCCACCCTACTTCAACGTCTTATCAACCCTTCAATGGGCTGGGGTAGCAATCTTTTCCACCTACTACTACTGGAACTACCGTCAAGCATGGCCACTAGCATTAAGCCACGCACTATTTAACGCCATCACATTTAGACCAAACGACGTCTGGGCCGGAACATTCTTAGGAACACTAAAAACCACGGCTAACGACATCGTCCTGCCCGTCATCGTATGCTGCGCAATCACATGGCTCATCACGCGAACTCTCAACCACACCACCACAAGCACACCACCAGCACCAACCATAACCACAGCACCAAAAACTACGCTCTATGCACTATGCACAACGATGATTCTTGGGGCAGCAACCATAACCGTTGGCGGATTTATTGCCGGTCTCGTGAAACTATTTGGACAAAAAACATTTCCAATCTACATCCCCGGCGTCTATATAAATCTAGATGCAAACCTGTCGCTACGAATCTTGAGTGCACTAATCGTCGGCAGTCTACTCATAACAGCATGGTATACGCTCTCTCGGAATACGTTTCCTTCAGCCCAATCGCTCCCCACTCACCATGGTTCCTGGATAATTTTTGGAATATTCTTCACTCTGTTTTTCGTGCAAGGAAACGCTTTTTCCACCTATTTCAGATCCTGGGGAGTGGCGGCCGGAACTGACTTTCACCATTGGTTTACCGATCTCGATAAACATGACATAAATATTCCACTACCCTCTCCTTCAATATGGGTTATTTTCCGTTTCATGCTCAATGGTGGCATGGAAGAACTTGCCTATGCGCTAATTTTATTAACCTTAATCTATATTTTCCGTATGCCATCACGCTTATCAATAACAGTAGTACTCATCTTCCGGGTGATCCTACACCTGTACTACGGAACTCTTGCCGTAGCATTATGGCAGATTCCATTAGGAGTTTTTGCCGGCATATATGTATTACGCCAAGGCCGTATCCTACCGCTGATCATCGCTCACGGACTCTACGACGCAATTCTTGCCACCCAAGAATACCTTGTTCATACCGGCGTTTTCGGTCACCTTCGCTACGATGACATTGATCGAATATGGACTCCCGTTACTGGATTAGCCGGCATCATCATCCTCACCCTTACCTACGCCTACTACACTCATAAGAGACCCGAAGAAACTACCGAAAGCATCACAATCACACGCATTTAACTACCGTAAGCTCATACCCCGGGCGTGTAAAAAGGAACGAATCCCAAGATTTCTCTTGGGATTCGTTCCTTTTTACTTGGCCAATAACTGGCAACAAGAACTAAGTAGTTACTCTTAGTACATGCCGCCCATGTCGTCAGCACCTGGTGCTGGAGCAGCTGGTGGTTCTGGCTTATCTGCCACAACTGCTTCGGTGGTGAGGAATAGACCAGCGATAGATGCTGCGTTCTGGAGCGCAGAACGGGTAACCTTCACTGGATCATTCACGCCAGCAGCAAGCAGATCCTCGTATTCACCGGTTGTAGCGTTCAGGCCGTGACCAACTGGGAGTGAGCGAACCTTTTCAGCAACAACTCCACCTTCAAGACCAGCGTTAACTGCGATCTGCTTGAGTGGTGCTGCCACCGAAACGCGAACGATGTTTGCACCAGTTGCTTCGTCACCTTCAAGATCGAGATCGGCAAGTGCCTGGTCAGCTGCGTGGATAAGTGCAACGCCACCACCGGAGACGATGCCTTCTTCAACAGCAGCCTTTGCATTGCGGACAGCGTCCTCAATGCGGTGCTTGCGTTCCTTGAGCTCAACTTCAGTTGCTGCACCGGACTTGATAACAGCAACGCCACCGGCGAGCTTTGCGAGACGCTCTTGGAGCTTCTCACGATCGTAATCCGAGGTGGAGTTCTCGATCTGGGTCTTGATGGTCGATACGCGAGCAGCGATGTCTTCCGCGGTTCCAGCACCTTCAACAATGGTGGTGGAATCCTTGGTAAGCACGACCTTGCGGGCGCGACCAAGAAGCTCAATATCAGCGTTCTCTAGCTTGAGGCCAACAGTTTCCGAAATGACCTGACCACCGGTGAGGATAGCCATATCCTGGAGCATTTCCTTACGGCGATCGCCGAATCCTGGAGCCTTAACAGCTGCGGACTTGAAGGTGCCACGGATCTTATTGACGACGAGGGTTGCGAGCGCTTCGCCTTCAATATCTTCCGCAATAATCACCAGTGGCTTGCCGGTCTGCATAACCTTTTCGAGAACTGGGAGCATGTCCTTGACGTTGGAAATCTTGGATTCAACCAAAAGAACGTAGGCATCTTCGAGGACTGCTTCTTGGCGATCAACATCGGTAACGAAGTATGGCGAGAGGTAGCCCTTGTCGAAAGACATACCTTCGGTTAGCTCAAGCTCGGTACCGAAAGTGTTGGACTCTTCAACGGTCACAACGCCTTCCTTGCCAACCTTATCGAGTGCTTCGGCAATGAGTTCACCGATTTCCTTATCACCAGCAGAAATAGCGGCAGTAGCAGCGATTTCTTCCTTGGTTTCTACTTCCTTAGCATTTGCAAGTAGTTGCTCAACGATCTTGGCAACAGCCTTGTCAATACCCTTACGCAGAGCGATTGGGTTTGCACCAGCAGCAACGTTACGCAGGCCTTCCTTCACGAGAGCCTGAGCGAGAACAGTAGCTGTCGTGGTACCGTCACCGGCGACATCATCAGTCTTCTTGGCGACTTCCTTAACGAGTTCAGCACCGATCTTCTCGAATGGATCTTCAAGATCGATTTCCTTAGCAATGGATACACCGTCGTTAGTGATCGTAGGTGCTCCCCACTTTTTGTCGAGAACAACGTTACGGCCTTTTGGACCAAGAGTTACTTTCACGGTGTTGGCAAGCGCATCAAGACCGCGCTCCATACCACGACGTGCTTCTTCATTGTAAGCAATGATTTTTACCATCGTATTTTCCCTCCCATTAGGGTGGTTGCGACTAGTGCCCGCGACGGCCGACACCACATTCATGCGTTCTGTTTCGCACGAGCATGACGCCTCACTAGTCAAAGTGACTATAACTCTCTAACCGAGAGTGATAGTATTGATTTTGGCACTCTCAGCCAGAGAGTGCAAGATGACAGAGTTAACTATGACTGACTTTCATCTAGCAGAGAAAAGTTGAGTGGGCTTGACGCAAGTTTGGTCGGCCCACTCAAAAGAAACAGCATAGATTATCAGCGCATAACAACCACGATCTGTGAACTCATCGAAATATCAGCGCCATCTTTAACTTCACCGCCACCGATCTTTTGGGCGATGTCTTCAGCCTCGTCTTTAAACTCCTCAGAGCTGTAATAAACCGTGGTATCTACCGGCACTCCACCACCGGTATAATCCCCACCCGTGACGTCGGAATAGCCCTCGCCTTGAAGTAGCTCAGCAATCTGATTAGCTAACCCCTGCTCGCCACGTCCATTGAGGACACGCACACTAATGCTCATATCTAACTGTGGCTTCACTGGTTCTACCGCAGGAGCTTCCGCTGCTGGCTCCGCTGCTGCTGGTTCACCAGACTCTTGAGGCTTTTCCTCTTGTGCCTGCTCTTCAACAGCTGTTTGCGATGCTGACGATTGTGTATGGGGGCGCGATTCGCCAGCCATCCACAAGCCAATACCCCAACCAAGTAGCGGACCAATAACAAGAACAGCTACCAGCGCAATCAGCCACGGATTACCACGCTTTGGTTGCCGGTGTGCGCCTAGCGACTGGCGTTCTTTAGCCAGCCGATCAAATTCGTCTTCTACATATTCATTCACGAAGTTAAGCCTACCTAAACTTTCTCACCAATAGCTGCTTGCCACTCTATGACACGGTTCGCTCTTGCTGACGGGCATCACGCAACCGCCGTAGCCGATCAACTAGTTGCGGCCGGGCTCGCCATACCCGTTCATCATCAAGCATATGCGACAACAGAATGTAGTATCGCATTGGCGCGATTCCTAATTCTTGACTAATCGCACGCTCTTTCGTGCGCGCTATCGTCCACCACGATTCTTCAATCGCCAAAATCTGTTTTTCCATGTCAGTTAGGTCGATTGATTGGGCATCTTTCTGACCACTCATACTTTCAGTGTACGCAATCTTGCACACATTGGCCGTATCATAAAGCCATGAGCGATCTAGATAAAGTTATGCACCCAACATGGGCACAAGCCATGGAACCGCTAGCTCCCCAGATTCACGCGATGGGTGATTTTCTTCGTGAAGAAAACGCACAACGGCGTGGATACCTACCAGCCGGAGCACATGTTTTGCGAGCATTCACCCAGCCACTTCCCCAGGTGCGAGTTCTCATCGTCGGTCAAGATCCATACCCCACTCCAGGTCATCCAGTAGGCCTTTCTTTTTCCGTTGACCGGCAGGTACGCCCGCTACCACGTTCGTTAGTCAATATTTACCGCGAACTACACGATGACCTTGGCATCGAGCCACCCGATCATGGCGACTTAACATCATGGACACAAAACGGCATTATGCTCTTAAATCGAGTTCTAACCGTAACCCCTACCAAACCCGGATCCCACGCTAATCGCGGATGGGAAGAAATCACCGATCATGCCATTCGAGCATTAGCTCACCGCCAGCAACCGTTAGTAGCAATTCTGTGGGGCAAACAAGCTCAATCCTTAGCACGACTCATGCCCAACACGCCAACAATCACGAGCCCACATCCTTCCCCACTATCTGCACACCGCGGGTTTTTTGGCTCCCGCCCATTCTCGCGAGCAAATGATCTTCTCCAAGAGCAAGGAGCCGCCCCAGTTGATTGGACACTCCGCTAATCCAGCTATCTACTCAATCAACTTATCTAACACTCGATAACGACGCTTTTCCCGATAGGCCGACCCTATTCCGATCGCAACCATCACCCCAGCAACAGAGCCCAAAAGATATATTTCTGCGCCCGTCTTAGCAAGTTCCACATCCGGCATGTGCTGAGCTGTCACCTGGATATCTTCGGCCGAATTATCTGACACATCTGCCGGTAGTGGTTGATGCGGCTCAGCCTCACCAGGTTCAACTATGCACAGTGGCGATTCCTTACCCACAATCTGCCCGGTTTGGGTATCACGAACCACATTCCCTTGAGCGTCCCGGCACATATCGCCAGCTGAACGCCACCTCAACGCAACATCTTGCGAAGATTTCTGCACTAACTGCTGAACCAACACCAGTGTTTGACCGTGAGCACTCGGTGAAATAACGGGCGTAACAAGCGATCCGTGATACGCCGAGCTTTCCACATATGCAGTGAGCGTAACCTCACCAGCCGTATCAGTATCACGAATATCCACATACAGTGGCCTATCAATGGCAACATGTTCCGGATCAATTGCCTCACCAGAATCTGCCACCAAAGAATAACCTTCTGGGACATCAACCTTCACTGTGGATACTGCCGAATGAAAAGTAATCGGCCCAAGAAGCCCACCAGCAAAGCTCATTTCTTGCGGAGCATCAATACTAACCTCAGCTCCCAACACATGCTCATCTAGCCCGGTATTCTTCTCCGAAAGCAAATAGTGATATAGAGCCAGTATTGCCTGAGTATCCTCATCACGGTTATGGATGGCAAAGTCCATAAAATCCGGACTTACTCCATCGGTCAGATGCCAGATAGCCGCTTGGGTTGCATTTATTGCCTGATCGGCGGACAACTGCGATATACCTGCCTGTTGGGCAACATCTACCAACTCACGTGCCGGATATGAGTGATGCACAATCCAAGCAACTTTTTGCTGTACATCGTGATCAGATTTAAATGCGTTCTCCCCCATAAACTCATCCCACGAACCCATTCGAATTTGGGCATTCCGATCAGATGGAACAGTGATTTCCAAACAGTAAGCGTGGTAAATATCTTGATCTACCGTTTGAACTGTGAATAATACGGGCCGAGCGCGCCACGTCTTCGTCGTCCACGAAGGGTGTGCGGAAGCGTCTTCTGCTGGCAGAAAACGCATATCCATCCCCACATACGCCTCATCCTGTGGCAAAATCTGCGCACCGGACTCCTCTGCATACGCTGGACTTATCCCAGCACCCCACACATGAAGCGCAAGCACGCTACACAGCACATATATGAATTTTTCCATCAGTCACTTCCAATATCCGATAATTAACTCTGACCTGATCAGAGTATCGAATATCAAAAATCACCAAACTAAACTATCCACAATCAAACATTATCCACAACGCGATTGAACGTCGTCGATCACATTTGCATCCGCACTACGCCGTAACTGCCTCACGCGCCTTCACAAATGCGCTAACTGCCGTCCGCACATCGTCTTGCGAATGAGCAGCCGAAAGCTGTACCCGGATCCGCGCCTGACCCAACGGAACTACCGGATAGGAAAATGCCGTAACATAAATCCCTAGTTCACTTAGTTTTGCCGCAATATCCCCAGCCAAACGTGCCCCATCTTCACCAGGGAACATCACGGCAATAATCGGATGCGAACCAGGCAACAACTCAAATCCAGCACTCGCCATCAATGACCGGAATAACTGCGCATTAGCCGCCACCTGCTCACGCAAATGATCGCCGTCGCGCGCAATATCCAGAGCTTTAAGCGAACCAGCAACAATCGCCGGAGCCACCGCATTCGAAAACAAATACGGCCGAGCCCGCTGCTTAAGCAACTCAATGAGCTCTACCGGGCCAGCAATATAACCACCAGAAGCACCACCCAGCGCCTTACCCAAAGTACCACTCAAAATATCTACCCGATCAGCAACCCCAAACCGTGACGGCGTACCCGAGCCATGCTCGCCAACAACACCAGTGGCATGCGAATCATCCACCATTACCATGGCATCGAATTCTTCTGCCAGATCACAAATCTCTGGCAACTTAGCAAAATACCCATCCATCGAGAAAACCCCGTCAGTCACAATCAAAATACGACCAACGCCCTGCGCCCGAGCAGCCGCCAGCTGCTCACGCAACTGCCCCATATCCGAATTCTTATAGCGGAACCGCTGAGCCTTACTCAACCGAACACCGTCGATAATCGATGCATGATTAAGCTCGTCCGAAACAACCGCATCGTCCTTACTCAACAAAACCTCGAAAATACCACCATTAGCATCAAACGCCGACGGGAACAGAATCGCATCTTCCATCCCCACATACTCAGCGATCTTACGCTCCAACCGCCGGTGAATATCTTGCGTTCCACAAATAAAACGGACAGAAGCAGTACCATAACCATACTCTTCCAACCCCGCCCGAGCAGCAGCAATAATCTCCGGATTATTAGCCAGCCCTAAATAATTATTGGCACAAAAATTTAACAATTCACCTTGCTGGGTACGAATATGAGCCGACTGCGGAGAAAGAATCTCCCGCTCATTCTTATACAAGCCACTAGCTTTAATATCATTAAGCGTCGCCGCTAATTCCTCACGAATACCAAACATCAGTCATTCCATTCCAAAATAATCTTACCTGCATGCCCACCACGCGCAGTCTCAAAAGCATCTTCCCAATCCTCTGGCGCAAACCGGTGGGTAATAACACTACGAATTTGCTCTCGGAAAGCAACCGAACCAGTCATTAAATAGGTCGCCCGATACCACGTATCAAACATCGCCCTACCGTACACGCCCTTAATCGTCAACATCCGCGCAATCAACGTATTCCAATCAATCGGATACGGTTGAGCTGGCAGGCCCAGCAACGCAATATGCGCACCATGCGTACACAGATCAATCATTTGCTCCATCGCCTTCGGAGCTCCCGATATTTCCAAACCTACATCGAAACCCTCAGCCATACCCAAAGACGCAAAACGATCACGCACATCCTCACGCATCGTATTTACCCCAACGACACCATCAATATTGCTGGCAAGAGCCAAACGCTCATCGTTAATATCTGTCAGCACAACATTTCGCGCCCCGGCATGCCGAGCGATAGCCGCACACATAATACCAATCGGTCCAGCTCCGGTAACAAGCACGTCTTCAGCGGTTAAAGGAAACTGGAAAGCGGTGTGAACTGCATTACCTAGCGGGTCAAATATCGCTCCGAGTTCCGCGTCGATTTGCTCTGGCTGAACCCAAACGTTTGCCGCTGGAACGACGACGTAATCGGCAAAAGCACCATCACAATCCACACCGATTGACACTGTTTGGGAACACATGTGCCGCCGCCCAGCACGGCAGTTACGACACCGCCCACAAACCACATGGCCCTCGACAGACACTCGCTGCCCCACATGGAATTGCCCTTCGCCGTCACCCTCGGGAACATTCGAACCCAATTCCACAATTTCGCCATAAAATTCATGGCCAATAATTTGTCCCGGCTTCACGTGTGCTGCCGCAAAATCATCCCATGACAAAATATGTAAGTCTGTGCCGCATAATCCGGCTCGCATTACTTTAATTTTTACTTCTCCACAGCCGGCAGTAGGCTCGGGAACTTCACGTAATGCGAGTCCTGGCCCTGCTGTTGGCTTCATAAGTGCGCGCATAGATTTTCCTTGAAACGTTCGCGAAGGGTTCTTTCACTCACTACGATAGCCTGTTATGTTGTCTAATAACACCTTCGGCTCTAGAATCGCTTAGGTGAATCGTCTCCGAAAGATGCGACCCACATATATTGTCATTTGCGCTTTCCTTATGACAATCATGATGGGCACCTTCCTGCTGATGCTCCCGATCTCGGTAACCGGGCAGCCTCCCTGGCCATACCCGCTATCAACTCCCCCGCATGAGTATGGCCCACAGTTCAATGGGGGTGCACCATTTTCAGTTGCCTTTTTTACTGCTACGTCAGCTACCGCAGTTACCGGTCTCATCGTTGTTGATACCGCAACATATTATTCTGACTTTGGCCAAGCTGTGATTGCTATTTTGATGCAACTCGGTGGCATGGGAACAATGACGATCGTTACTTTGGTAGCAATGGTTATTGCACGACGGTTGAACATGCGTACCCGAGAAGTTGCTACGGCTACGGTCAGTGGCGTTGGACCAGGTCATGTACGCCGAGTTGTAGTAGGTATTGTCGCATTGACCGCAGTAGTTGAAAGCGTGATTGCGACCATGTTGTTATGCCGATTCCTTTTCTTAGGACATCCCTTCGAATCGGCTATTGGTGAAGCGTGGTTCCATTCTATTTCAGCCTTCAACAATGCCGGTTTCTCGCTTTACACCGATTCATTAATGGGATTCGCAACCGACCCGTGGATTATTTTGCCAATTTCAGCAGGTATCATTATTGGCGGTTTAGGCTATCCGGCACTTTTGGCATTTTACAGTTCCGGATTGCGTTGGTGGCGCTGGCCGATGACGACTCGTCTTGTTGTTATTGGCACGCTGAGTTTATTGCTATCGAACTGGCTTTTCTTCACGTTAGCTGAGTGGCAAAATCCGAATACGCTAGGCTCACAGGAGCCAGCAGGAAAAGTTTTGATGGCATTTTTTGCTTCTGTTACACCTCGTACTGCCGGGTTTAATTCTATCGACGTCGGGTCAATGACAGACATTTCTCGTGTCTTAACTGATTTGCTTATGTTTATTGGTGGTGGTCCTGGTGGCACTGCTGGTGGCGTGAAGATTACGACGGCGTTCGTGATCGGTTTCGTTGTGTGGTCTGAGATGCGTGGCGGCCGCGCAGTTAATGTGTTGGGGTTACGTTTACCGCGTTCTGCCCAACGCCAGGCATTAACGGTAATGTCACTATCGTCGCTTGCAGTGATGACGGGAACAATGTTGTTAATGATTCAAACAACGGCGAATCTGGATCAAGCACTATTTGAAGCTGTTTCTGCCTTCTCAACCGTCGGATTATCAACTGGTATTACGCCAACTCTGCCGGAATCGAGTCAGTTGGTATTGATTGTCTTAATGATTATTGGGCGTCTCGGTCCGCTTACCGTTGCTACTGCGTTAGCATTGCGTACAACGCCACTAACATATGAGCTTCCTAAAGATCGGCCGTTAATCGGCTAAAGAAAGGATGTGTGGTATGCGATTGCGCCACTCTGTTCAAAAACATGATGTTGCCGTAGTTGGGTTAGGCCGTTTTGGTTCGGCGTTAGCCTTAGAACTGGTGTATGCCGGTTACAGTGTTTTAGGAATCGATAAATCACCGGCAGTTGTCCAAAGCCTCGCTAATAAGCTTCCTCATGTTGTTGCCACTGATCCCACTAATCCCGATACCTTAGAAGACCTAGGAATTCCAGATTTTTCTCGAGTTGTGGTAGCAATTGGCAATGATCTTGCTTCATCTATTTTGGTAACGTCAGCACTGCTGAAAATGAATGGACCAGAAGTGTGGGCTAAAGCCTCAACACCGCAACAGGGTCAGATTCTTGAGCAAATGGGCGTTAACCATATTTTCTATCCAGAAACTGATATGGGCCGGCGGGCGGCACATATTGTGGCGCAATCGTTTAATGATTACGTCGAGTTAGGTTATGGTTATGCTCTTGTCTCAACAACCGTCAATGAGGCCATGACTGGGATGCAGCTTTCAGAGCTAGGATTACGCCGTTCTAAGGGCATTTCCATTATTGCGGTTAAAGGACCTAACGATCATTGGGTTAATGCTT is a window from the Arcanobacterium buesumense genome containing:
- a CDS encoding HD domain-containing protein → MGAELGGYMPEMNTPGWVVQAFVRSAYDAGATASREDIEHTAYQLLEIWSAPERTFHNTRHLTDMLTRVDTLASETQNPCLVRLATWGHGLVFDVSAQAVHARNGGEDERASALLAGEFFANIGIPEKNVERISSLIAHLHKRHDIPGAVKRADETARFDSIDVDRLALYDAHFGTLATAPQHYKTYVCQVRQEYAHVSDRDWLIARRSIVEHLLARKRIFLTPLASEWEHVARQNLTAEFERIEASFQSIGVQDSVEQNPAPAGARDVPSDDMDPAAQLFQTAEQERILGEPGEVAEENTSLLADDDVADLIQPHIPVVKRSSLEELDEAFAPGAPPRILDHSQTEAARREQIAQETLENIERKQNEARQEREGRE
- a CDS encoding MFS transporter — protein: MSGVAKGVYRRLYSTTLINLIGDAVAQVALPLAFLYATGSIALAAALAASTLTTQLVLTMPLAAIADRLPRRPIIIGGYTIEAICLAILGIFLYVGFAQPVVFIAIGAIRGAASQFGVAASAGYIPQLLGRDALLHYHSRVETVEGVAAIGGPSVAGGIVGLLGGPLALFVPAVMSGMNAIIYRALPPRPTVTLSDTSSTKSEIFRRILPDIYEGMAYIAHSRTLIAAQLVQFALGATTAGYIYGVVVHLKSDLDLPVWLVGFILASSGVGGIIASLTLEIFVPIGRYKVVMSLSLVGVGIILAAFAFVHNLFFLSFGLFALDFCWVGLFIYSGTLSQYVTDDRHLARVDSVETLSFYGASALSTFFAGLLIPGHGVAVYLSAISATVLPAFVMLFSLPRHHR
- a CDS encoding CPBP family glutamic-type intramembrane protease, producing the protein MVTCQRLSSRDVLFGCVVFSGLASFALMHVHGFQQLGFTSTAGFIGDVFSFTQHLPLPTQWTLSTTIGALTEIICAAIAWPILNRPSLSFTLRFTLIVVLTAVFRGIFFPPYFNVLSTLQWAGVAIFSTYYYWNYRQAWPLALSHALFNAITFRPNDVWAGTFLGTLKTTANDIVLPVIVCCAITWLITRTLNHTTTSTPPAPTITTAPKTTLYALCTTMILGAATITVGGFIAGLVKLFGQKTFPIYIPGVYINLDANLSLRILSALIVGSLLITAWYTLSRNTFPSAQSLPTHHGSWIIFGIFFTLFFVQGNAFSTYFRSWGVAAGTDFHHWFTDLDKHDINIPLPSPSIWVIFRFMLNGGMEELAYALILLTLIYIFRMPSRLSITVVLIFRVILHLYYGTLAVALWQIPLGVFAGIYVLRQGRILPLIIAHGLYDAILATQEYLVHTGVFGHLRYDDIDRIWTPVTGLAGIIILTLTYAYYTHKRPEETTESITITRI
- the groL gene encoding chaperonin GroEL (60 kDa chaperone family; promotes refolding of misfolded polypeptides especially under stressful conditions; forms two stacked rings of heptamers to form a barrel-shaped 14mer; ends can be capped by GroES; misfolded proteins enter the barrel where they are refolded when GroES binds), whose protein sequence is MVKIIAYNEEARRGMERGLDALANTVKVTLGPKGRNVVLDKKWGAPTITNDGVSIAKEIDLEDPFEKIGAELVKEVAKKTDDVAGDGTTTATVLAQALVKEGLRNVAAGANPIALRKGIDKAVAKIVEQLLANAKEVETKEEIAATAAISAGDKEIGELIAEALDKVGKEGVVTVEESNTFGTELELTEGMSFDKGYLSPYFVTDVDRQEAVLEDAYVLLVESKISNVKDMLPVLEKVMQTGKPLVIIAEDIEGEALATLVVNKIRGTFKSAAVKAPGFGDRRKEMLQDMAILTGGQVISETVGLKLENADIELLGRARKVVLTKDSTTIVEGAGTAEDIAARVSTIKTQIENSTSDYDREKLQERLAKLAGGVAVIKSGAATEVELKERKHRIEDAVRNAKAAVEEGIVSGGGVALIHAADQALADLDLEGDEATGANIVRVSVAAPLKQIAVNAGLEGGVVAEKVRSLPVGHGLNATTGEYEDLLAAGVNDPVKVTRSALQNAASIAGLFLTTEAVVADKPEPPAAPAPGADDMGGMY
- a CDS encoding LytR C-terminal domain-containing protein; this encodes MNEYVEDEFDRLAKERQSLGAHRQPKRGNPWLIALVAVLVIGPLLGWGIGLWMAGESRPHTQSSASQTAVEEQAQEEKPQESGEPAAAEPAAEAPAVEPVKPQLDMSISVRVLNGRGEQGLANQIAELLQGEGYSDVTGGDYTGGGVPVDTTVYYSSEEFKDEAEDIAQKIGGGEVKDGADISMSSQIVVVMR
- a CDS encoding DUF3263 domain-containing protein — translated: MSGQKDAQSIDLTDMEKQILAIEESWWTIARTKERAISQELGIAPMRYYILLSHMLDDERVWRARPQLVDRLRRLRDARQQERTVS